In the Scyliorhinus torazame isolate Kashiwa2021f chromosome 4, sScyTor2.1, whole genome shotgun sequence genome, one interval contains:
- the LOC140411486 gene encoding 4-galactosyl-N-acetylglucosaminide 3-alpha-L-fucosyltransferase 9-like: MVDILNGSAHIPVATKRILHYQLLPLFILGSFLLLLMLYVNLSNTGINGFISMKNLHMPAKNNTIVLIWFWPFGSTFELTSCESEFNINDCYLTADRNLYNKSHAVLIHHGDIKRNLMNLPTQPRPFFQKWVWMNMESPSNTKINIGLHHLFNLTLTYRRDSDIQVPYGSLTMSKAPLDFAFPNKQYLVCWVVSNWNSNHARVKYYYELQKYIKINTYGGSYWKHLSNEDLIPTISGCKFYLSFENSVHEDYITEKLYNALLAGTVPVALGPPRKNYENYIPADSFIHVDDFHSAKELAGYLHVLDDNKDMYMHYFEWRVRYTVRMTRFWDEHACKVCENIKQHQEYKSYSSLEKWSWD; the protein is encoded by the exons ATggttgatattctaaatg GATCTGCTCATATACCGGTGGCTACTAAAAGGATTTTACACTATCAGTTACTTCCACTCTTCATTTTGGGCAGTTTTTTGCTATTATTGATGCTGTATGTCAACCTATCTAACACCGGGATTAATGGTTTCATATCCATGAAAAACCTCCACATGCCTGCAAAGAATAACACCATTGTGCTCATTTGGTTTTGGCCTTTTGGTAGTACATTTGAGCTCACATCGTGTGAATCGGAGTTTAACATCAATGACTGTTATTTGACTGCAGATAGGAACTTGTACAATAAATCCCATGCTGTCCTCATCCATCACGGGGACATAAAGAGGAACTTGATGAACCTGCCCACACAACCTCGACCATTTTTTCAGAAATGGGTCTGGATGAACATGGAATCACCCAGCAATACTAAAATAAATATTGGCCTTCATCATCTCTTCAACCTGACTTTGACATATCGGCGAGATTCAGATATCCAAGTGCCTTATGGATCTTTGACAATGAGCAAAGCTCCATTAGATTTTGCATTTCCCAATAAACAATATCTAGTGTGTTGGGTTGTAAGCAACTGGAACTCTAATCATGCCAGAGTGAAATATTACTATGAACTCCAGAAATACATTAAAATCAATACATATGGTGGATCCTACTGGAAACACCTAAGTAATGAAGATTTGATTCCTACCATATCTGGTTGTAAGTTCTACCTTTCCTTTGAAAATTCAGTACATGAAGATTACATAACTGAAAAACTCTACAATGCTTTGCTTGCTGGCACCGTGCCTGTGGCCCTGGGACCACCTAGAAAGAATTATGAAAATTACATTCCGGCCGATTCTTTCATTCATGTGGATGATTTCCACTCAGCTAAAGAGCTTGCAGGTTACCTGCATGTGCTAGATGATAATAAAGACATGTACATGCACTATTTCGAATGGCGGGTAAGGTACACAGTGCGGATGACTCGTTTCTGGGATGAACATGCATGTAAAGTGTGTGAAAATATAAAACAACATCAAGAATATAAATCATATTCCAGTTTAGAGAAATGGTCTTGGGATTAA